From one Triticum aestivum cultivar Chinese Spring chromosome 4B, IWGSC CS RefSeq v2.1, whole genome shotgun sequence genomic stretch:
- the LOC123090517 gene encoding 40S ribosomal protein S25-2 — translation MAPKKEKAPAASSKPAKSGGGKQKKKKWSKGKQKEKVNNAVLFDQATYDKLLTEVPKYKQITPSVLSERLRINGSLARRAIKDLMERGLIRMVSIHSSQQIFTRATNT, via the exons ATG GCACCGAAGAAGGAGAAGGCCCCGGCGGCGTCGTCGAAGCCGGCCAAGTCGGGCGGcgggaagcagaagaagaagaagtggagcAAGGGCAAGCAAAAGGAGAAGGTGAACAACGCGGTGCTCTTCGACCAGGCCACCTACGACAAGCTGCTCACCGAGGTGCCCAAGTACAAGCAGATCACGCCCTCCGTCCTCTCCGAGCGCCTCAGG ATCAACGGGTCACTGGCTCGCAGGGCCATCAAGGACCTGATGGAGAGGGGGCTCATCAGGATGGTGTCAATCCACTCCAGCCAGCAGATCTTCACCAGGGCCACAAACACCTGA
- the LOC123094112 gene encoding uncharacterized protein, with amino-acid sequence MAETRANDAPARLNRERSRREKHSCCMAGHHDAAVHNHIGSFRALLLAETDRLVSSVVGGSGGGGIHATTVKAVGDFLISFNGEGTIPWARLYDSFPSWQQRSGLLNEAWDRDEDLHKAKVIFTLITADGKGAINRKALGAGGNWEIKSGGKIGHDVLLRKLYLKNGGSVKWSSITMFEFHLKMDLKSPRSPASKPPSILARLLVPLCCLGSPPAAAAAGQATLYQVPHRHTQTLPRVAICVLHPTNYRHVIRDLKNYVLEGDFPGRNQANLQVEQYQDPPCDAGFRNGQHVDHTTIPASNSERDILGANQADQMAVQHEGHYLVHNVARFGNATLFNYTANPVSNSETSYGQPSIRSSQEAPPPQAFLDGLCQFLFSEEPDGQHSHADEMAIFNVFYNLL; translated from the exons ATGGCCGAGACGAGAGCCAACGACGCCCCGGCCAGACTCAACAGAGAGAGATCGAGAAGGGAGAAACATTCCTGCTGTATGGCGGGGCACCATGACGCGGCCGTCCACAATCACATCGGCTCCTTCCGGGCGTTGTTACTAGCTGAAACGGATAGGCTGGTGAGCTCTGTCgtcggaggcagcggcggcggcggcatccatgCCACCACCGTGAAAGCTGTCGGAGACTTCCTGATCAGCTTCAACGGCGAGGGCACAATCCCTTGGGCTCGACTCTACGACTCTTTCCCGTCTTGGCAGCAGCGGT CCGGACTTCTGAATGAAGCGTgggacagagacgaagatcttcacAAGGCTAAGGTGATTTTCACGCTAATCACCGCTGACGGAAAGGGCGCTATCAACAGGAAGGCACTGGGGGCCGGAGGCAACTGGGAAATCAAAAGTGGAGGCAAGATAGGGCACGACGTCCTCCTACGCAAACTGTATTTAAAAAATGGCGGCTCCGTGAAATGGAGTTCCATCACAATGTTCGAGTTCCATCTCAAAATGGATCTCAAG AGCCCAAGAAGCCCAGCCAGTAAACCTCCTTCCATCCTGGCTCGTCTCCTCGTTCCCCTTTGTTGTCTAgggtcgccgcccgccgccgccgccgccggccaagcTACCCTTTACCAAGTCCCGCACCGCCACACCCAAACTTTA CCCCGAGTTGCTATCTGTGTGCTACATCCGACCAACTATCGTCATGTTATTCGGGATTTGAAGAACTACGTCCTTGAG GGAGACTTTccaggacgaaatcaagcaaaccTGCAGGTGGAGCAATACCAAG ACCCTCCTTGTGATGCTGGATTCAGGAATGGTCAACATGTTGATCACACCACTATTCCAGCTTCTAACAGTGAG AGGGACATTCTGGGAGCAAATCAAGCAGACCAGATGGCAGTGCAACACGAGGGACATTATTTAG TTCACAATGTTGCTCGATTCGGGAATGCTACCCTGTTCAATTACACCGCTAATCCAGTCTCTAACAGTGAG ACAAGTTATGGCCAGCCATCAATTCGTTCCTCCCAGGAAGCCCCACCACCACAGGCATTTTTGGATGGTCTTTGTCAGTTTCTATTTTCAGAAGAG CCTGATGGACAACATTCTCATGCTGACGAAATGGCAATCTTTAACGTCTTCTACAATTTACTTTGA